From Xyrauchen texanus isolate HMW12.3.18 chromosome 44, RBS_HiC_50CHRs, whole genome shotgun sequence:
AGATCACCTGAAATGGATGTTAATACTACTGTAGGTGTACAGTAAGTGGCcaaagagagacaaaacatacaagGCAAAATATCGTCCTGTAAGCATTCACTTAGGAGAGATGAACAATGATCACAGAAAATTTTATCTAATAAACTTGTGATTATCATAACTTTTTCTTAGTAAACGTTCTAAATTTGTACTTGCACATTTAGAGTTGAAAGTCACATGACCTTTCACACATAGCCATGACCTCGCGTCAGTTCTGTTTTTTTAGTTTAGTTCTAAGTTGTGTTAAATAGCAGACAATCTAAACTGAACTACACAGGAGCTATAAAAGGTTGTACTGTAAATGACCCAGAAATGTCTGAGGTTTATTACGACAATGTGAACAGGGTTCATTCTCAGGGAATGGACAGAGTGAGAGAAGAGATGAAGGTGGATATCTATGAGAGTGCAGATTCTGTGAGAGATCATAACTTCAGGACAGAAACAGACTTAAATACAAAGACACAACAACCACTTCAGTATACAGgtaattattcattttattaattcaaCACTTCCCTATCTTAACAGTCATAAATGGAGAAGTAACtatggagagagaaaaacaaataatatcaCATTCGTGGTCTTCAGGAAGTgagtgtgtgaggaacagaagCTCCAGAGCAGCTACAGTGTGTTTGGGGCTGCTGTGTGTTCTTCTGCTGACTGCAGTTATAGTGCTGTGTGTCCAACTCAATACAAACATTCACAAGTGTCACACCAAGATCAATAATCTAAAATCAGAGAAGCAAAACATGACAAATGAAAAGAAAGAGCAATCAAGTGAACAGTTAGACCAGGACAAAGAAGACCTGTGGAAGCATCTTCATCAAATGGAAGGTAATCTTGAACTATA
This genomic window contains:
- the LOC127636378 gene encoding CD209 antigen-like protein C; the encoded protein is MSEVYYDNVNRVHSQGMDRVREEMKVDIYESADSVRDHNFRTETDLNTKTQQPLQYTGSECVRNRSSRAATVCLGLLCVLLLTAVIVLCVQLNTNIHKCHTKINNLKSEKQNMTNEKKEQSSEQLDQDKEDLWKHLHQMEDGWIYYQFNVYYISSEDKSWTESRRYCTERGADLMIINNREEQDFFSNISGDKKVWIGLTDIEKEGEWKWVNGSTLTSGLWKDREPNGQRKENCALTQSSWWRDYPCNNAFKWICEKSIIRSNTVM